One genomic segment of Nocardioides cavernaquae includes these proteins:
- a CDS encoding aminotransferase class I/II-fold pyridoxal phosphate-dependent enzyme → MPDVDLTSGHFLGLRPAAVAGGPLTTGRPAVVGEPPSHTQLALRLAQTVGAADAVLSRTSFHALLDAIATRPAGAVVLVDEAIYPVGRWAAAAATAEGGTVRTFRHQDVRDVRRLTRQARGPVVVVTDGLCGSCLRPAPLAALADLAADRNGHLVVDDSLAAGVGPGGAGTADWLTTAPERMLWVASLAKGYAAPVAAAAGPADLVALVRSEGPTRMHSSPASACDVDALRQGLADPTVPGRRTRLAAHVARIRSHLERLGLAPLGAPFAVICTEGGRRDPLDLQRRLAMCGVRALATRGRCTGRPTLTLCLRADLTSADLDRLEDALSWAAGGQAA, encoded by the coding sequence GTGCCTGATGTCGACCTCACCTCCGGGCACTTCCTCGGGCTGAGGCCCGCCGCCGTGGCAGGCGGCCCGCTGACCACCGGTCGTCCGGCCGTGGTCGGCGAGCCGCCCTCCCACACACAGCTGGCCCTGCGCCTGGCGCAGACCGTCGGTGCTGCCGACGCCGTCCTGTCGAGGACCAGCTTCCACGCCTTGCTCGATGCGATCGCGACCCGCCCCGCCGGCGCGGTCGTGCTCGTGGACGAGGCGATCTACCCGGTCGGCCGCTGGGCCGCCGCCGCTGCGACTGCCGAAGGAGGCACCGTGCGCACCTTCCGCCATCAGGACGTCCGCGACGTGCGGCGGCTGACCCGGCAGGCAAGGGGCCCCGTCGTCGTGGTGACCGACGGGCTGTGCGGGTCCTGCCTGCGCCCCGCTCCCCTGGCCGCGCTCGCGGATCTCGCCGCCGACCGCAATGGCCACCTGGTCGTCGACGATTCGCTGGCTGCCGGCGTCGGTCCGGGCGGAGCGGGCACCGCGGACTGGCTGACCACCGCGCCGGAGCGGATGCTCTGGGTGGCGTCGCTGGCCAAGGGGTACGCCGCGCCAGTGGCCGCCGCGGCCGGACCGGCCGACCTCGTTGCGCTGGTCCGGTCCGAGGGGCCGACCCGGATGCACAGCAGTCCGGCATCGGCCTGCGACGTCGATGCGCTGCGGCAGGGGCTGGCGGACCCGACGGTGCCCGGGCGGCGTACCCGGCTCGCGGCGCACGTCGCGCGGATCCGGTCCCACCTCGAGCGGCTCGGGCTCGCGCCGCTCGGGGCGCCGTTCGCCGTGATCTGCACGGAAGGAGGCCGACGGGACCCGCTCGACCTCCAGCGTCGGCTGGCGATGTGCGGAGTGCGGGCGCTCGCCACCCGTGGCCGGTGCACCGGTCGTCCCACGCTGACGCTCTGCCTCCGGGCCGACCTCACCAGCGCGGACCTCGACCGGCTGGAGGACGCGCTGTCCTGGGCAGCAGGAGGGCAGGCAGCATGA
- a CDS encoding amidohydrolase family protein: MNRTLVIDAHVHIGTGDGLHGPWDTAAPLSLYLDRARPAGIRGAVIMAPLTSDYPKANATIAALIRDRPGLLGYLFINARSEAGTIQQRVAHAVGQGFCGIKVHAHDARITREIAEAARRWRLPVLYDPAGDTATVEMVVRSYPDVAWVVPHLSSFADDWKAQCAFVDQLVRLPNLFTDTSGVRYFDLLEDAARRAGPGKILFGSDGPFLHPAVELAKARALPFDTDGMAQVLSGNVLRLTGPARLRFRGRRPAVRRRVA; this comes from the coding sequence ATGAACCGGACTCTGGTGATCGACGCCCACGTCCACATCGGGACCGGTGACGGGTTGCACGGTCCCTGGGACACGGCGGCTCCGCTGTCGCTGTACCTGGACCGGGCCCGTCCGGCTGGCATCCGCGGGGCCGTGATCATGGCGCCACTGACGTCGGACTACCCGAAGGCCAACGCGACGATCGCTGCGCTGATCCGGGACCGGCCGGGCCTGCTGGGTTACCTCTTCATCAATGCGCGGTCCGAGGCTGGGACGATCCAGCAGCGGGTGGCGCACGCGGTCGGCCAGGGCTTCTGCGGGATCAAGGTGCACGCGCACGATGCGCGGATCACCCGCGAGATCGCGGAGGCCGCCCGGCGGTGGCGGCTCCCCGTCCTCTACGACCCTGCGGGTGACACCGCCACGGTGGAGATGGTGGTCCGCTCCTACCCGGACGTGGCGTGGGTGGTGCCCCACCTCTCGTCCTTCGCGGACGACTGGAAGGCGCAGTGCGCGTTCGTCGACCAGCTGGTCCGGCTCCCGAACCTCTTCACCGACACCTCGGGCGTCCGCTACTTCGACCTGCTCGAGGACGCAGCCCGGCGTGCCGGTCCGGGGAAGATCCTCTTCGGGAGCGACGGACCGTTCCTGCACCCCGCCGTCGAGCTGGCCAAGGCAAGGGCGCTCCCGTTCGACACCGACGGGATGGCCCAGGTCCTCAGCGGCAACGTGTTGCGCCTGACCGGTCCGGCCAGGCTCCGGTTCCGTGGACGGCGCCCGGCAGTGCGGCGGCGAGTGGCATGA
- a CDS encoding SRPBCC family protein: MRATSTAVVPASVQHVWDVLSDHEGMSKWGPGLSVTLTHPGKPDRNGLGAVRRVSVPGPAPAIVEEVIAFEAPSRLGYRALSGVPFRNYSGDVRLIATQTGTEIVYVVSADKRLPVVDKLEQLALKAISAGLLAALVRRVKATS, translated from the coding sequence ATGCGCGCAACCAGCACCGCCGTCGTCCCTGCCTCTGTCCAGCACGTCTGGGACGTGCTCAGCGACCACGAAGGCATGTCCAAGTGGGGCCCCGGCCTCTCCGTCACGCTGACGCACCCGGGCAAGCCCGATCGCAACGGCCTCGGCGCTGTACGCCGCGTCTCGGTGCCCGGCCCCGCGCCGGCGATCGTCGAGGAGGTCATCGCCTTCGAGGCACCCTCCCGCCTGGGATACCGAGCGCTGTCCGGCGTGCCGTTCCGCAACTACTCGGGTGACGTGCGCCTGATCGCCACGCAGACCGGCACCGAGATCGTCTACGTCGTGTCTGCCGACAAGCGGCTGCCGGTGGTGGACAAGCTGGAGCAGCTCGCGCTCAAGGCCATTTCCGCCGGTCTGCTCGCGGCACTCGTGCGCCGCGTGAAGGCCACCTCCTGA
- a CDS encoding amidohydrolase encodes MTTDATLVAAPVADEVRHLATGLLGLSHDLHAHPELAWREHRSSATVATFLGRHGLQVQHPAHGLPTAFRASAGQDGPLVILCCEYDALPGLGHGCGHNVIAAAAAGAGAVLASRAAKLGGRVVVLGTPAEEGGGGKIELLRRGAFHGAAAVLLVHPGRHDQVRATFRAAASYRITFHGRAAHAAMAPETGRNALDAAVLAYQALAAARSTLRFGDQITAVIVEGGTAPNVVPARAVLRAMTRAATSAGLAALADDVRRAAEAGARATRCAQVVEPDGPVYRDVRSDPALARLAEHHLRSLGRSPLPPSPRDVLTAGSTDLGNVSHAVPALHPKLSIGDVPQHSTAFARAAVSPAGDRAVLDGATLLSLLTLDIWAGHDTER; translated from the coding sequence ATGACGACGGACGCCACGCTGGTCGCGGCGCCGGTCGCCGACGAGGTCCGGCACCTGGCAACCGGGCTGCTCGGGCTCTCGCACGACCTCCACGCGCACCCCGAGCTGGCGTGGCGCGAGCACCGGTCCAGCGCCACCGTTGCCACGTTCCTCGGGCGGCACGGCCTCCAGGTGCAGCACCCGGCCCACGGCCTGCCGACAGCGTTCCGGGCCTCGGCCGGCCAGGACGGCCCGCTGGTCATCCTCTGCTGCGAGTACGACGCACTCCCGGGCCTCGGCCACGGCTGCGGGCACAACGTGATCGCAGCCGCCGCTGCGGGCGCCGGCGCTGTCCTCGCCTCCCGTGCTGCGAAGCTCGGGGGCCGGGTGGTGGTGCTCGGGACGCCGGCAGAGGAGGGCGGTGGCGGCAAGATCGAGCTCCTGCGCCGCGGCGCGTTCCACGGAGCAGCGGCCGTGCTGCTGGTCCACCCGGGCAGGCACGACCAGGTCCGGGCCACCTTCCGCGCCGCCGCGTCGTACCGGATCACCTTCCACGGCCGGGCCGCCCACGCGGCGATGGCCCCGGAGACCGGGCGCAACGCGCTCGACGCCGCGGTCCTCGCCTACCAGGCACTGGCTGCCGCACGTTCGACCCTCCGCTTCGGCGACCAGATCACGGCCGTGATCGTCGAGGGCGGCACCGCGCCCAACGTCGTGCCTGCGCGCGCGGTGCTGCGTGCGATGACCCGTGCCGCCACCAGCGCCGGGCTCGCAGCCCTCGCCGATGACGTACGCCGCGCGGCCGAGGCAGGCGCCCGCGCCACCCGGTGCGCCCAGGTCGTCGAACCGGACGGGCCGGTCTACCGCGACGTGCGGAGCGATCCCGCGCTCGCGCGACTCGCTGAGCACCACCTCCGCTCGCTCGGCCGGTCACCCCTGCCGCCGTCACCACGCGACGTACTCACCGCAGGGAGCACGGATCTCGGCAACGTCAGCCACGCCGTCCCGGCCCTGCATCCCAAGCTGTCGATCGGTGACGTCCCGCAGCACTCCACCGCCTTCGCGCGCGCTGCGGTCTCACCCGCCGGCGACCGCGCTGTCCTCGACGGCGCCACCCTGCTCAGCCTGCTGACCCTCGACATCTGGGCTGGACACGACACAGAGAGGTGA
- a CDS encoding sigma-54-dependent transcriptional regulator: MATIIGKSDTVEVAHLRQALDSAGFPEGHDDYQVIVFDPARGDSCPVTARSRQVVVTPAAATAAAAWSLLRAGAEDVVGWDGAGTAVALVRRLERWRKVDAVLASPVVTDLFVGSSQQLRHALVELVELALFGSGPILLVGETGTGKELAARLVHAMPGTPTTGDLVVLDCTTIVPSLSGSELFGHERGAFTGADRSRAGAFAAADGGTLFLDEIGELPLPLQAELLRVIQEGTYKRVGGDVWARTSFRLVSATNRDLEAEQRAGRFRSDLYHRIASGVVRLPPLRERPSDVEPLFRHFLAEATHDAAPELSRPVAAMLHERAFPGNLRELRQLAYAVAACHCGAGPVTPGEIPARYRPETDATGPSLVRGALERAVRTCLGYGVSLPDLKAMVADLAVDVALTEHDGNAHRAATALGVTDRAIQLRKQVPKPRTAADQ, from the coding sequence GTGGCAACGATCATCGGCAAGTCGGACACGGTCGAGGTGGCGCACCTGCGCCAGGCCCTCGACTCCGCGGGCTTCCCCGAAGGCCACGACGACTACCAGGTGATCGTGTTCGACCCCGCGCGCGGCGACTCGTGTCCGGTGACGGCACGGTCCCGCCAGGTCGTGGTGACGCCTGCCGCGGCCACAGCGGCGGCAGCGTGGTCGCTCCTGCGCGCGGGTGCCGAGGACGTCGTCGGCTGGGACGGCGCTGGCACCGCGGTGGCCCTGGTCCGGCGCCTCGAGCGCTGGCGCAAGGTGGATGCGGTCCTGGCCTCACCTGTCGTGACGGACCTGTTCGTCGGCTCCAGCCAGCAGCTCCGCCATGCCCTGGTCGAGCTGGTCGAGCTCGCCCTGTTCGGGAGCGGGCCGATCCTGCTGGTCGGGGAGACCGGCACCGGCAAGGAGCTGGCGGCCCGTCTGGTGCACGCGATGCCGGGTACGCCGACGACGGGGGACCTCGTCGTACTCGACTGCACGACGATCGTGCCGTCGCTGTCGGGAAGCGAGCTCTTCGGGCACGAACGCGGCGCCTTCACGGGTGCCGATCGCTCACGTGCGGGGGCTTTCGCCGCAGCGGATGGGGGCACGCTGTTCCTCGACGAGATCGGCGAGCTACCGCTGCCGCTCCAGGCCGAGCTGCTCCGGGTGATCCAGGAGGGCACCTACAAGCGGGTGGGTGGGGACGTGTGGGCAAGGACCTCGTTCCGCCTGGTGAGCGCGACCAACCGGGACCTCGAAGCCGAGCAGCGCGCTGGCCGGTTTCGCAGCGACCTCTACCACCGCATCGCGTCGGGCGTCGTCCGGCTCCCGCCGCTGCGCGAGCGCCCCAGCGATGTCGAGCCGCTGTTTCGCCACTTCCTCGCCGAGGCGACCCATGACGCGGCCCCGGAGCTCTCCCGGCCGGTCGCGGCGATGCTCCATGAACGTGCCTTTCCCGGCAACCTGCGCGAGCTCAGGCAACTCGCCTACGCGGTCGCGGCGTGCCACTGCGGGGCAGGCCCGGTCACGCCCGGCGAGATCCCGGCGCGCTACCGACCGGAAACCGACGCGACCGGACCGAGCCTGGTCCGGGGTGCGCTCGAGCGTGCGGTCCGCACCTGCCTGGGCTACGGCGTCTCGCTCCCGGACCTGAAGGCGATGGTCGCCGACCTCGCGGTCGACGTCGCCCTCACGGAGCACGACGGCAACGCACATCGTGCGGCGACGGCCCTCGGGGTGACCGACCGCGCGATCCAGCTGCGCAAGCAGGTCCCGAAGCCGCGGACCGCCGCAGATCAGTAG